The following coding sequences lie in one Oncorhynchus nerka isolate Pitt River linkage group LG14, Oner_Uvic_2.0, whole genome shotgun sequence genomic window:
- the LOC115142253 gene encoding trophoblast glycoprotein-like: MNHLVILVLFGALLCAPHQCLECPSGCQCFAGTRTVKCVSKDLRSIPQDIPGYTRNVIITGHNIFRIGSDTFQELKNVTTIILSNNRITEVASHSFSTLSYLRSLDMSCNHLTLIHPEALNIPGSPLKELNLSRSLYNYTSLTDLTTALRWGGLGGLLSLDLSGNRLVFLPPGMFSHLPSLQHLFLGNNSLASVYNGTFFGLRRLELLDLTHNSFRAFQGDALGELERLGQAPRILLSHNPYVCTCEIQDFAVWLKNSQAQVGDAEALTCASPWEFQNRPLRALGVQVVGCHATSPPLVGIRDEVGDLSLQTSYVLLGLVLGFVGMVFLFVLYLNRQGIKKWVVETRDACHEVLEGYHHRYEIDTDPRREYLSKDVRVEEKPPTNGSFGQAHSDNRLSQLPTDTCLVQIPSDTQLKPGSISVDL; encoded by the exons ATGAATCATTTGGTAATCCTTGTACTTTTTGGTGCGCTACTCTGTGCGCCCCACCAGTGCTTGGAGTGCCCATCAGGCTGCCAATGCTTTGCTGGCACGCGCACAGTGAAATGCGTTTCCAAGGACCTTCGCTCCATACCACAAGATATTCCAGGATACACAAGGAATGTGATCATCACAGGACACAATATATTCAGAATTGGATCAGACACATTTCAAGAACTGAAAAATGTCACCACCATCATTTTGAGCAACAATAG GATCACAGAGGTTGCGTCCCACAGCTTCTCTACCCTTTCCTACCTGCGATCCCTGGACATGAGCTGCAACCATCTGACTCTCATCCACCCTGAAGCCCTCAACATCCCAGGGAGTCCTCTAAAGGAGCTCAACCTTAGCCGCTCCCTCTATAACTACACCTCACTGACAGATCTCACCACCGCACTGCGCTGGGGAGGCCTAGGAGGGTTGCTCAGCCTAGACCTCTCCGGGAACCGCCTGGTCTTCCTACCCCCAGGGATGTTCTCCCACCTCCCTAGCCTGCAGCACCTCTTCCTTGGTAACAACTCCCTAGCATCGGTCTACAACGGCACCTTCTTTGGCCTGCGCCGCCTGGAGCTGCTTGACTTGACCCACAACTCTTTCAGGGCGTTCCAAGGTGATGCTCTGGGGGAGCTGGAAAGGCTGGGGCAAGCCCCCCGCATCCTGCTGAGCCACAACCCCTATGTCTGCACATGTGAGATCCAAGACTTTGCTGTGTGGCTTAAGAATTCCCAGGCTCAGGTGGGGGATGCAGAAGCCCTGACCTGCGCCTCACCCTGGGAGTTTCAGAACAGGCCCCTGCGGGCACTCGGGGTCCAAGTTGTCGGATGCCATGCCACTTCACCACCTCTGGTCGGAATCAGAGACGAGGTGGGTGACCTCTCCCTGCAGACCTCCTACGTCCTCCTGGGTCTGGTGCTGGGCTTTGTGGGCATGGTCTTCCTCTTTGTGCTCTACCTCAACCGGCAAGGTATTAAAAAGTGGGTGGTGGAGACGCGAGATGCCTGCCATGAAGTGTTGGAGGGGTATCACCACCGCTATGAGATCGACACTGACCCACGGCGGGAATACCTCTCAAAAGACGTCAGAGTCGAAGAGAAGCCACCGACAAACGGTAGTTTTGGACAGGCTCACTCAGATAACCGCTTATCACAGCTACCCACTGACACCTGTTTAGTTCAGATCCCCTCAGACACACAGCTCAAACCAGGCTCCATCTCGGTGGATTTGTGA
- the LOC115142087 gene encoding transmembrane protein 222-like — protein MAQEADEIDIMINYHGGFEKIDRKNSRYPYCVVWTPIPILSWLLPFIGHMGICTSAGVIRDFAGSYLVSEDNMAFGRPTKYWKLDVDKVCGTGSAAWDKAVHDASEEYKCRPHNLCCDNCHSHVALALNLMRYDNRTSWNMVNLCLRSLIHGKHVSCVSFLKTWLPFLMLTGALVTFILTLNLH, from the exons ATGGCGCAGGAGGCGGACGAAATAGATATAATGATTAATTATCACGGGGGTTTCGAAAAAATAGACCGGAAAAACAGCCGTTATCCTTATTGCGTCGTTTGGACACCTATTCCAATACTGTC GTGGTTGCTCCCCTTCATTGGTCACATGGGGATCTGTACTTCTGCAGGCGTGATAAGAGACTTCGCTGGATCATActtagtgtct GAAGATAATATGGCCTTTGGAAGACCAACAAA GTACTGGAAGCTTGATGTTGATAAGGTGTGTGGCACTGGCTCAGCTGCCTGGGACAAGGCAGTGCACGACGCATCGGAGGAGTACAAATGCAGGCCG CACAACCTCTGCTGTGATAACTGCCACTCCCACGTGGCCCTGGCCCTTAACCTCATGCGCTACGACAACAGAACGTCCTGGAACATGGTCAACCTATGCCTGCGGTCCCTTATCCACGGCAAGCATGTCAG CTGTGTGTCTTTCCTCAAGACCTGGCTGCCCTTCCTTATGTTGACTGGAGCCCTCGTCACCTTCATCCTAACGCTCAACCTGCACTGA